A stretch of the Psychroserpens sp. Hel_I_66 genome encodes the following:
- a CDS encoding GH3 auxin-responsive promoter family protein, protein MAILGNIIKGFIQLKDTFSSEISHIEAQAEVLENMLEKAKDTQFGKHYKFSELLDSEDIQKRFSNTIPYFDYNKINDEWWYKLHEDESDVTWPGQPSYFALSSGTTGKTSKRIPVTDDMIESIRQEGIKQVFALNNFDLPADFFEKEIMMLGSSTDLVEKEDHKEGEISGITASNIPTWFRSYYKPGEEIAKIDDWDDRVQRIAERARDWDIGALSGIPSWIELMIKKVIEHHNLNNIHEIWPNLQVYTSGGVAFGPYEKSFQALMGKPVTVIDTYLASEGYIATQVRPETDAMQLNTDNGIYFEFVSFKPEYINEDGSLTKDAPALTLSEVQLDQDYALVISTVSGAWRYLIGDTIEFKDIERAEIKITGRTKFFLNTVGSQLSVNKMDDAMSDLEEKFGIKIPEYTICAKRAEDNEFYHFWYIGSDDKGLDESKIADALDESLKNANKNYKVARSKALNGVKVKIISPETFYDWNARNKKKGGQVKMERVMNEEKFADWEGFVSENS, encoded by the coding sequence ATGGCAATTTTAGGGAATATCATTAAAGGATTTATCCAATTAAAAGATACATTTTCTTCGGAAATATCTCATATTGAGGCTCAAGCAGAAGTCTTAGAGAACATGCTTGAAAAAGCAAAAGACACACAATTTGGAAAACATTATAAATTTTCAGAATTATTAGATTCCGAAGACATTCAAAAAAGATTTTCTAATACTATTCCCTATTTTGATTACAATAAAATCAATGATGAATGGTGGTACAAACTTCATGAAGATGAGAGTGATGTGACATGGCCTGGACAGCCTTCTTATTTTGCATTAAGTTCTGGCACAACAGGTAAAACCAGCAAGAGAATTCCTGTAACAGATGATATGATCGAGTCTATTAGACAAGAAGGAATCAAACAGGTTTTTGCTTTAAATAATTTTGACTTACCAGCAGATTTCTTTGAAAAAGAAATCATGATGTTGGGAAGTTCTACAGATTTAGTTGAAAAAGAAGACCACAAAGAAGGTGAAATTAGCGGTATTACAGCTAGTAATATCCCAACTTGGTTTAGAAGTTATTATAAGCCAGGAGAGGAAATCGCAAAAATTGATGATTGGGACGATCGCGTTCAGCGTATTGCAGAGCGAGCAAGAGATTGGGATATTGGAGCCTTAAGCGGTATTCCTTCTTGGATAGAACTTATGATCAAAAAAGTAATTGAACACCACAATCTTAATAATATCCATGAAATCTGGCCAAATTTACAGGTTTATACTTCTGGTGGTGTGGCTTTTGGTCCTTACGAAAAAAGTTTTCAAGCGCTAATGGGTAAACCGGTTACTGTAATTGATACTTATTTGGCTTCCGAAGGATATATTGCAACCCAAGTTCGTCCAGAAACCGACGCTATGCAACTTAATACAGATAATGGTATTTATTTTGAGTTTGTCTCATTCAAACCTGAATATATCAATGAAGATGGATCACTCACAAAAGATGCTCCAGCATTGACCTTAAGTGAAGTACAGTTAGATCAAGATTATGCTCTGGTTATAAGTACAGTAAGTGGTGCTTGGCGTTATTTGATTGGTGATACCATTGAATTTAAGGATATTGAGCGTGCAGAAATTAAGATTACAGGACGCACAAAATTTTTCTTGAATACCGTTGGGTCACAATTATCTGTGAACAAAATGGATGATGCGATGAGCGATTTGGAAGAGAAATTTGGGATTAAAATTCCAGAATATACCATTTGCGCAAAACGTGCAGAAGACAATGAGTTCTATCATTTTTGGTACATTGGATCTGACGATAAGGGTCTGGATGAATCTAAAATTGCAGATGCCTTGGATGAAAGTCTTAAAAATGCCAATAAAAATTATAAAGTGGCACGAAGTAAGGCTCTAAATGGCGTAAAAGTTAAAATAATTTCTCCGGAAACCTTTTATGACTGGAACGCTAGAAATAAGAAAAAAGGTGGACAGGTTAAAATGGAGCGCGTGATGAACGAAGAAAAATTTGCAGATTGGGAAGGTTTTGTTTCCGAGAACTCGTAG
- a CDS encoding putative DNA modification/repair radical SAM protein has translation MSFERTQEKLKILADAAKYDVSCSSSGSSRTNKNKGLGDSSGMGICHSYTEDGRCVSLLKILLTNHCIFDCAYCVTRKSNDIKRAAFKVQEVVDLTINFYRRNYIEGLFLSSGIFKNADYTMERLVSVAKKLRLEENFNGYIHLKSIPGASDELMREAGLYADRLSVNIEIPTEAGLKKLAPDKNRADFIKPMLKVKNEIVQYKAEKKIIKSTPKYAPAGQSTQMIIGASGENDFQIMQTSNYFYKSYNLKRVYYSGYVPISYDERLPQIGSAVPMMRENRLYQTDWLMRFYGFDVSEILNLQHQNLDLDIDPKLSWALRNLHEFPVDVNTADKRMLARIPGLGMKSVYKILNARRFKRLNWEHLKKIGIALNRAQYFMVCDSNQFERRDLSAEKIKGLILQNSTSKYTKTLSNQLSLFG, from the coding sequence ATGTCTTTTGAACGTACCCAAGAAAAATTAAAGATCTTAGCAGACGCTGCAAAATATGATGTGTCCTGTTCGTCGAGCGGAAGTAGCAGAACTAATAAAAATAAAGGCTTAGGTGATTCTTCGGGTATGGGAATTTGTCATTCTTATACTGAAGATGGTCGTTGTGTCTCACTTTTAAAGATATTATTGACCAATCACTGCATTTTTGATTGTGCGTATTGTGTTACCAGAAAAAGCAATGACATTAAACGTGCAGCCTTTAAAGTTCAAGAAGTTGTGGATTTGACCATTAATTTTTACAGAAGAAATTATATTGAAGGTCTGTTTTTAAGTTCTGGTATTTTTAAAAATGCCGATTATACTATGGAAAGGCTCGTTTCCGTAGCAAAAAAATTGCGTTTAGAAGAGAATTTTAACGGTTACATTCATTTAAAATCAATTCCGGGAGCGTCAGACGAATTAATGCGGGAAGCGGGATTATATGCAGACCGATTAAGCGTTAATATTGAAATTCCTACGGAAGCAGGCCTCAAAAAATTAGCGCCAGATAAAAACCGTGCAGACTTTATAAAACCAATGTTGAAAGTCAAAAATGAGATTGTTCAATATAAAGCGGAAAAGAAAATCATCAAAAGCACACCAAAATATGCACCTGCTGGTCAAAGTACCCAAATGATCATTGGCGCAAGTGGTGAAAATGATTTTCAAATTATGCAAACCTCCAATTATTTCTATAAATCCTATAATTTAAAACGAGTATACTATTCGGGTTATGTGCCAATTAGCTATGATGAGCGTTTGCCACAAATAGGTAGTGCGGTCCCAATGATGCGAGAAAATAGATTATATCAAACCGATTGGTTGATGCGTTTTTACGGTTTTGATGTGAGTGAAATTTTGAACTTACAGCACCAAAATCTGGATTTGGATATTGATCCTAAATTGAGTTGGGCATTGCGTAACCTTCATGAGTTTCCTGTAGATGTCAATACAGCAGATAAGAGGATGTTAGCCAGAATACCTGGATTGGGTATGAAATCGGTTTATAAGATTTTAAATGCAAGACGCTTTAAAAGATTAAATTGGGAGCATCTCAAAAAAATTGGTATTGCATTAAATAGAGCCCAATATTTTATGGTTTGTGACAGTAATCAATTTGAGCGACGGGATCTTTCCGCAGAAAAAATCAAAGGATTGATTTTGCAAAATTCTACAAGTAAATACACAAAAACATTAAGTAATCAATTGAGTTTATTTGGATGA
- a CDS encoding TIGR03915 family putative DNA repair protein — protein sequence MSDKKLIYDGTFDGFLSSVFYVFENKIKAATIENEFVAQSGLFSKEINIITEEEKANRVWAGLKSKLSARGSYQLYYAFLSEQNGVENVLLDYIRYAFSNALNVDKDFSHPSVLKIAQIAKMVGREKHRMEAFVRFRLTKDAIYFASVEPDFNVLPLISKHFKGRYADQKWIIYDIKRNYGLSYDLKKVEIINLDFPAKFDFTKTDDNFFAEQEFEFQKLWQDYFKSTNIKSRKNMRLHIRHVPKRYWKYLSEKQPD from the coding sequence ATGAGTGATAAAAAATTGATTTATGATGGGACTTTTGATGGATTTCTAAGTTCAGTTTTTTATGTATTTGAAAATAAAATCAAAGCTGCAACTATTGAGAACGAGTTTGTGGCTCAAAGTGGTTTATTTTCTAAAGAGATAAACATTATTACTGAAGAAGAAAAAGCAAATCGAGTGTGGGCAGGTTTGAAATCGAAACTATCTGCTAGAGGTAGTTATCAATTATACTATGCCTTTTTGAGTGAGCAAAATGGTGTGGAGAATGTGCTTTTGGATTATATAAGATATGCGTTTTCAAATGCTTTAAACGTAGATAAGGATTTTTCCCATCCTTCGGTTTTAAAAATTGCCCAAATTGCAAAAATGGTTGGGAGGGAAAAGCATCGTATGGAAGCTTTTGTACGTTTTAGATTAACTAAGGATGCTATTTATTTTGCTAGTGTAGAACCAGATTTTAATGTGCTACCATTAATCTCAAAACATTTTAAAGGCAGGTATGCAGATCAAAAATGGATCATTTACGATATTAAGCGCAATTACGGATTGAGTTATGATCTAAAAAAGGTTGAAATTATAAATCTCGACTTTCCAGCAAAATTTGATTTTACAAAAACTGATGATAACTTTTTTGCAGAACAGGAGTTTGAGTTTCAAAAACTGTGGCAAGATTACTTTAAAAGCACAAATATTAAATCACGCAAAAATATGAGACTTCATATTAGGCACGTACCAAAGCGCTATTGGAAATATTTGAGCGAGAAGCAGCCAGATTGA